The genomic region CCTCTTTTGGCTGCTAAAAATCCTGACTTTTCTGGTTTAGCACATGCTATTTTCCAACTAATCATTATTGGAATTATTGGGGTAGCAAGTACTTACACTTATAACCGTTTGATGGTTTATGTGGGGCAAGGAACAATGCGTCATATTCGTATTAACCTCTTTACGCACATGGAAAGCTTGCCAATCAAGTACTTTGATACGCATGCTCACGGGGACATCATGTCAATCTATACCAACGACGTTGATACCCTTCGTCAATTGATTGGACAAAGTATCCCGCAAGTGGTCAACTCAAGCTTTTCGATTTTGACAACTTTTGTCAGCATGTTAGTTCTAAATGTGCCATTGTCAGCCATGTCAGTCTTCATGGTTATTGTTTTGCTTTATGTGGCTCGTAAAATCGCTGCGCAATCTTCAAAATATTTCCATGACCAACAAAATGACCTCGGTCGTGTTAATGGTTTCATCGAAGAAATGATGGATGGTCAAAAAGTTGTTAAAGTTTTTAACCATGAAGAACGTGCTAAGGAAGATTTCCGAAAACTTAACCAAGAACTTCGTGAATCAGCTACAAATGCCAATATCTTTGCGAATATCTTGATGCCAGTTTCTGCTAATATCGGTCACTTTTCATATGTTCTTTGCGCCATGCTTGGAGCAGTTCTTGCTCTTAATGGTTATGCTGGTTTGACTTTGGGGACTTTGGTTTCTTTCCTAGCATTAAACCGTGGTTTTACTAATCCGATTACTCAAATTAGCCAACAAATCAACTCTGTTGTTATGGCGATGGCAGGTGCTGACCGTGTCTTCCAACTGCTAGATGCAGAATCTGAATTGGATGAAGGTTACGTTGAATTGGTTAATGCCAAAGAAGACGCTGCTGGAAATCTGCAAGAAGTGAAAGAATCAACTGGTACTTGGGCTTGGAAACATCCACACGAAGATGGTACAGTGACTTATCATAAACAAGAAGGTCGTGTAACTTTCACAGATGTAACTTTTGGTTATAACGATGATAAGATGGTTTTACATGATATTAATTTATTTGCGGAACCTGGTCAAAAAATCGCTTTTGTAGGTTCAACTGGTGCGGGTAAAACAACCATTACAAACTTGATTAACCGTTTCTACGATATCCAAGAAGGTAAGATTCATTACGATGGTATTAACATTCGTAAAATCAAAAAAGCTGACCTTCGTCGTAGTTTAGGAATTGTATTACAAGACACACACCTCTTTACAGGAACTGTTATGGATAACATCCGCTACGGACGTTTGAATGCTAGTGATGAAGAATGTATCGAAGCTGCCAAATTAGCTAATGCACATGATTTCATTAAACGCTTGCCAGAAGGTTATAATACCATTTTGACAGGTGACGGAAGCAATCTTTCTCAAGGACAACGTCAATTACTTGCGATTGCGCGTGCGGCTGTGGCTAATCCACCAGCCTTGATCCTTGATGAAGCAACTTCATCAATTGATACACGTACCGAAGTTCACGTTCAAGAAGGTATGGACGCTCTTATGAAGGGTCGTACAACCTTTGTCATTGCCCACCGCTTATCAACGGTTCGCAACGCTGATTGCATTATGGTTCTTGAACAAGGACGCATCATTGAACGTGGTAACCACGATGAATTAATCGCTCAAAAAGCCCGTTACTACCAACTCTACACAGGTAACGCCATTAGTGAATAACAGATTTAGACAATCTTTGGAAAATAGCAGAGCTGTTTTTCAAGGGTTGTTTTTTGTTAGCTTTTTAGAGTGATTTTCCATGTAGAACGTTTACTTTTATTTTTTGGCAAAAATCACTTACGAAGAAAATTTTTTATGGTAGACTGAATCCTGTTGACTGTAAACTGGAGTTGATTGGAGAAGTGTTGGAGTAAAAAATCCATTCAGACACTATCCTAGCGGAGGACATGTTATTGTACGCCGACCTAGGTTGAGGGTTGATAAAAAATAAAATGAATGGAGAATAAAATGCCTCGTAATTTTAAAGAAGCAATGGTATTTACGTGTTTGATGTGTGGAATGATGGTTTTCGGAATGAGTATGTGGAACTTGTTCGTTGCAGGAGCTTTTTCTTGGAAACATGTCTTTTTAGGATTCATTCTAGAGTTTATCGTTGCTTTCATTTTAGATACTTTAATCGTTGGTCCAAATTCTTTTTAACCATGTTTATTATTGGAACAGATACGTTTCTGATTTCCCCATTGCTAACGACTTTATCTAGTCTTTACCATATTGATACGTCAATTTCTGGTTGGATGGTTAGTGCTTATACTATAGGCTATGCCTTATTCGCTTTGGTTTCAGGGCCAATTTCAGATGGAAGGGACCGCAAGAAAGTGATGGTATATAGTTGTCTAGCTTTTACGATTTCAACCTTTTTATGTGGTTTTGCAAATTCATTTGCTTTGATGTTTTTGTTTCGTTTTTTAGCTGGAATCAGTGCTTCTTTTGTGACTTCTCAAGTTTGGGCATCAATTCCAGTGGTGGTTGAGAAAAAGAATATTGTTCAGGTAATGGGATATGCAACGGCTGGTTTATCTGTTTCTCAGATGGCAGGTGTTCCGATTGGTGGTTACCTTGCTGGAATTTCATGGCGTTCCCCATTCTTTACCATTTCAGCGGCTTCCTTGGTTTTATTGCTTCTTATTAATTTTTATATGCCAAAATTGGAAATTGGAAAGGGTCATAAAATCTCCTTTACAAGTGCTTATAAAAATGTTTTGACTAATAAAAAATCTGTATCTTATCTTTTAGCTTATTTTGTCTTTCAGACAGGGTCATTTACAGCAATCACGTTTATTGCGACTTGGTATAATCATAGTTTTGGTTTGTCTTTAGCTAATATTAGCACAGCGATTATTGCTATTGGGGCAGGTAATCTTGCAGGTTCGCTTTTTGGTAGTCATATTGTTAAGCGTTTTGGTTTACAAAAAACATTTAAAACAGAATTGACGACAATTGTTATTCTTTACTTGGTTTTATTACTTGTTCACCATTTTTGGGTAGCAGAGGTGTTATTGACCATTATTTATGTGAACAATGGATTTATTTTTCCATTATTTATGACAACATTGCAAAGTACTGTAGAAAATGCTCGAAGTACGATTTCATCATTATCAAATGCCGTGATGTATTTAGGAGAAACTATTGCGAGTATCGTTGGTGGTGTTTTATTTGAACAATTTGCAGGATTTTTTGGCATTGCTGTTTTTGCAGCAGTAATGATCGCTCTTTCGTTGCTATTGTATTATAGGAGCTTTTAAGAAGGTTGATAATTAATGGTTCTTTGTTGTAACAAGGTGGGCAAATGAAAAGAAATTTGAAAAAGGTTCTTAGTGATATTTTGTTTCAAAATACTGGATCAACTACTTCAATTTTAGAAGCGATAATGAATAAAACAGTTGAAGTAGAAATAATTCAAGAACGTATTATTTGCGATAGTGACTATTCTACTCAGTATAATTGGGGGAGATTCTTTGGCTATGCGAGCTACAACATTAAAAGCTGGAGGTATTGACATCTCAAATAATATTGTTATTTATGATGCTGATAAAGTAAAGCAATTAGATGATTTTTGTGTTCAGAATTGTTTAATACCTATTGGTAAAATTTTTTCTGATTTAAGAAAGCCGGCATATTTAAGCAAATACTGTGATTTTTTTAATCTAACAGCTACAAAGTATCCAGTAAAAGAGTCCCAATTTATACATAATGGTGAAGTTTATTTTCATATTATTGAATTATATTTAGAAGATAATTTATTTGATATTTTAAATGGTACGTTAATAATTTAGACTATACTTCTAAAATAAAAAGACATCTTAGATATATCAGTCTAAGATGTTTTTGTACAAACTTGGAAATTCTGTTGAAAATGGTGTGAAAGGCTTGCTTGATTTACCTCAATGATTTTGAAAAGTAGTATAATGGCTTTAAGGATGTGAAACCGTTTTTAGAAATTGAGGAACAAGTTATGAGTAATCGAACAAATGAAAAAACTGTTCAACTTGACCTTGGAACTTACGCAGCTAACGACGTTTACAAAGCCGCTGCTACGCAAAGCTCAGGCCTAAGTCATAAACAAGTCAAAGAACGTCAAAAACAATATGGTCCAAATCGACTAAAAGAAGTCGAAAAAGAACCAGTCATTGTAACTTTTATTAGGAATTTTACAAGTCTTATGGCAATCCTTCTCTGGGTAGGAGGTGCTGTGGCGATTTTATCTCATAGCGTTGAAC from Streptococcus lutetiensis harbors:
- a CDS encoding ABC transporter ATP-binding protein; amino-acid sequence: MAQPKKEVNKQATLKRVLAYVIKNYKWRFMAVFVLILIAALCMVRFSLFMQTLIDSYVTPLLAAKNPDFSGLAHAIFQLIIIGIIGVASTYTYNRLMVYVGQGTMRHIRINLFTHMESLPIKYFDTHAHGDIMSIYTNDVDTLRQLIGQSIPQVVNSSFSILTTFVSMLVLNVPLSAMSVFMVIVLLYVARKIAAQSSKYFHDQQNDLGRVNGFIEEMMDGQKVVKVFNHEERAKEDFRKLNQELRESATNANIFANILMPVSANIGHFSYVLCAMLGAVLALNGYAGLTLGTLVSFLALNRGFTNPITQISQQINSVVMAMAGADRVFQLLDAESELDEGYVELVNAKEDAAGNLQEVKESTGTWAWKHPHEDGTVTYHKQEGRVTFTDVTFGYNDDKMVLHDINLFAEPGQKIAFVGSTGAGKTTITNLINRFYDIQEGKIHYDGINIRKIKKADLRRSLGIVLQDTHLFTGTVMDNIRYGRLNASDEECIEAAKLANAHDFIKRLPEGYNTILTGDGSNLSQGQRQLLAIARAAVANPPALILDEATSSIDTRTEVHVQEGMDALMKGRTTFVIAHRLSTVRNADCIMVLEQGRIIERGNHDELIAQKARYYQLYTGNAISE
- a CDS encoding MFS transporter; this encodes MFIIGTDTFLISPLLTTLSSLYHIDTSISGWMVSAYTIGYALFALVSGPISDGRDRKKVMVYSCLAFTISTFLCGFANSFALMFLFRFLAGISASFVTSQVWASIPVVVEKKNIVQVMGYATAGLSVSQMAGVPIGGYLAGISWRSPFFTISAASLVLLLLINFYMPKLEIGKGHKISFTSAYKNVLTNKKSVSYLLAYFVFQTGSFTAITFIATWYNHSFGLSLANISTAIIAIGAGNLAGSLFGSHIVKRFGLQKTFKTELTTIVILYLVLLLVHHFWVAEVLLTIIYVNNGFIFPLFMTTLQSTVENARSTISSLSNAVMYLGETIASIVGGVLFEQFAGFFGIAVFAAVMIALSLLLYYRSF